Proteins from a genomic interval of Candidatus Cloacimonadota bacterium:
- a CDS encoding sigma-54 dependent transcriptional regulator: MKILLTFIGNNDCNIKEKPGAILSILKKLEFDKLYILYNHDRYLKPASEILLYCRKHFPNLKVHYQEAKSANPTDYNTVYPAMYKAVRAILKENENINPEYTISLTSGTPTMHACWIFLQQGGVIDAKLIQVSRETGISEVDFNLDDFPQIRNVNEIKVEMTKLARENVIFKKQLKLQHDEIVGECPDILKIKEQIQILAQYDIPVFISGESGTGKELVAEAIHYNSPRKEQAFIKVNCGAISPQLFESEFFGHKKGSFTGAIADKDGKFKLADKGTIFLDEIGDLPLDMQVKLLRVLDKGTIQPVGGSDEKVDVRVISATNKDIKKLVKEEKFREDLFYRIVRDHIHLPALRERGTDKILIAESYIKQLNQKYKLNKTLSQSATNLINSYEWQGNVRELFSVLESAYIHSENRILAKNMNLIELHKETSKIFIPDNGIDFDNEIPNGYYKAALKKTNGNATRAAKLLNIEPHTFRARLKKLQMKM; this comes from the coding sequence ATGAAAATCTTACTTACTTTTATTGGGAATAATGACTGTAATATAAAAGAAAAACCCGGAGCCATTCTCTCCATTCTCAAAAAACTTGAATTTGATAAGCTCTATATTTTGTATAATCACGATAGATACTTGAAACCAGCTTCTGAAATTTTATTATACTGCAGAAAACATTTTCCCAATCTAAAAGTTCATTATCAAGAAGCAAAGTCAGCAAATCCTACTGATTATAATACAGTCTATCCTGCAATGTATAAAGCTGTTAGAGCCATTTTAAAAGAAAATGAAAATATTAATCCCGAATATACGATTTCATTAACTTCAGGAACACCTACAATGCATGCTTGCTGGATTTTCCTGCAACAGGGTGGGGTAATTGACGCAAAGTTGATACAGGTATCACGAGAAACAGGAATTTCTGAGGTTGATTTTAATTTAGATGATTTTCCCCAGATTCGGAATGTAAATGAAATTAAAGTGGAAATGACAAAACTGGCAAGAGAAAATGTAATCTTTAAAAAACAATTAAAACTTCAACATGATGAGATTGTTGGCGAATGTCCTGATATTCTAAAAATAAAAGAACAAATTCAAATACTCGCACAATATGATATTCCTGTTTTTATTTCTGGTGAAAGTGGCACTGGAAAGGAATTAGTTGCTGAAGCCATTCATTACAACAGTCCGAGAAAAGAACAAGCATTCATAAAAGTAAATTGTGGAGCAATAAGTCCACAATTATTTGAAAGTGAATTTTTTGGACATAAGAAAGGCTCATTTACAGGTGCAATTGCTGATAAAGATGGAAAATTCAAACTTGCTGACAAAGGAACGATTTTCCTTGATGAAATTGGTGACCTTCCACTTGATATGCAGGTGAAACTATTAAGAGTGCTTGATAAAGGAACTATACAGCCTGTTGGCGGAAGCGATGAAAAAGTAGATGTGCGAGTTATTTCAGCTACAAATAAAGATATAAAAAAGTTAGTAAAAGAAGAAAAATTCCGTGAAGATTTGTTTTATAGAATTGTGAGAGACCATATCCATCTTCCAGCTTTACGAGAGAGAGGAACAGATAAAATATTAATTGCTGAAAGTTATATCAAACAATTAAATCAAAAGTATAAATTAAATAAAACACTTTCACAATCTGCAACAAACCTTATAAATAGTTATGAGTGGCAAGGGAATGTGAGAGAATTATTTTCTGTTTTAGAATCTGCGTATATTCATTCTGAAAATAGAATATTAGCGAAGAATATGAATTTGATAGAATTGCATAAAGAAACTAGTAAAATATTTATTCCGGATAATGGTATTGATTTTGATAATGAAATACCAAATGGGTATTATAAAGCAGCTTTAAAAAAAACAAATGGAAATGCAACAAGAGCAGCAAAATTATTAAACATTGAACCACATACATTCCGAGCAAGATTGAAAAAGTTGCAAATGAAAATGTAG
- a CDS encoding phosphate acyltransferase yields the protein MIKNFDKLLEKVKKFPSKKVVIPGADTKTAIYAATLAKVEGIADFLLIGNKKKILSYIEMIEESMLDAFEIIDESDPVKCVQKAVESIHKKKADLILKGNTSTSQLMKGVLDKENGLQTGNLLSDVFIFETKDRLTLMTDGGIVLYPEIKEKIALINNAVKVAHHLENPNPKVALLGAVEVPNPKMPPTIDAAIIAQMSKRGQIKGCIVDGPFALDNAISEEAAKIKGVVSPVAGNADILIMPNIEAGNIFGKALTYYAHLRVAHVVMGAKAPILITSRADDAETKLHSIALGITCAY from the coding sequence ATGATAAAAAACTTTGATAAACTACTTGAAAAAGTAAAAAAATTTCCTTCCAAAAAAGTGGTTATTCCTGGAGCGGATACAAAAACAGCCATATATGCAGCAACTTTAGCCAAAGTTGAAGGAATCGCTGATTTTCTTCTTATAGGAAATAAGAAAAAAATCTTATCCTATATTGAAATGATTGAGGAATCCATGCTTGATGCTTTTGAAATTATTGACGAATCTGACCCTGTAAAATGTGTTCAAAAAGCAGTTGAATCAATTCATAAAAAAAAGGCAGATTTAATCCTAAAAGGGAACACAAGCACATCCCAACTTATGAAAGGTGTTCTGGATAAAGAAAATGGACTTCAAACAGGAAATCTTCTAAGCGATGTATTTATATTTGAAACAAAAGATAGGTTAACACTTATGACAGATGGTGGAATTGTCCTTTATCCAGAAATTAAAGAAAAGATTGCTTTGATAAATAATGCTGTTAAAGTTGCTCATCATCTTGAAAATCCAAATCCAAAGGTTGCTTTACTCGGTGCAGTAGAGGTTCCAAACCCAAAGATGCCTCCAACAATTGACGCTGCTATCATTGCTCAAATGAGCAAAAGAGGTCAGATAAAGGGATGTATTGTTGATGGACCTTTTGCTCTTGATAATGCTATTTCAGAAGAAGCTGCAAAGATAAAAGGAGTAGTTTCACCTGTGGCAGGAAATGCTGATATTCTTATTATGCCAAATATTGAAGCTGGGAATATCTTTGGAAAGGCATTGACATATTATGCTCATCTTCGCGTTGCTCATGTTGTGATGGGTGCAAAAGCACCAATATTAATTACATCAAGAGCAGATGATGCAGAAACTAAATTGCATTCAATCGCATTGGGCATTACCTGCGCTTATTAA
- a CDS encoding MGMT family protein, translated as MSTKSKKRKSWQEKLADSRDLPKVEKITEKMSKIWGEGTVVIPAPMEVDEVMKKVPKEKLTTINQIRKTLAKKHNATIGCPMTTGIFAWIAAHAAEEAKTEGKKDITPYWRTLKSDGRLNPKYPGGVEAQSSHLKEEGHIIEQGKGKKPPKVKDFEKYLVEP; from the coding sequence ATGAGTACAAAATCAAAAAAACGCAAATCATGGCAGGAGAAATTAGCTGATAGTAGAGACCTGCCAAAAGTTGAAAAAATTACTGAAAAAATGAGTAAAATATGGGGCGAAGGCACAGTTGTCATTCCAGCACCAATGGAAGTGGATGAAGTTATGAAAAAAGTTCCAAAGGAAAAATTGACCACCATTAACCAAATTCGTAAAACTCTTGCAAAAAAGCATAATGCCACAATCGGTTGCCCAATGACTACTGGAATCTTTGCCTGGATTGCAGCTCATGCAGCAGAAGAAGCAAAAACAGAAGGTAAGAAAGACATTACTCCTTATTGGCGAACATTAAAATCTGATGGAAGGCTAAATCCAAAATATCCCGGAGGCGTTGAGGCACAATCATCTCATTTAAAAGAAGAAGGACATATAATCGAACAGGGAAAAGGAAAAAAACCTCCAAAAGTAAAGGATTTTGAAAAATATCTGGTAGAACCGTGA
- a CDS encoding guanosine monophosphate reductase → MTKLGLSFDDILLIPNYSEVISRIHIDLSTKVTKNFKIKLPVLSANMDTITEFNMADKLYEFGGLGIVHRFCTISKEVEIIRKLKKAGNEICAGSIGVAREYKERLQALVDAGANIICIDVAHGHHKLMADTINLCKKYNIDIIAGNIATAEAAEFLCKNGVDAVKVGIGPGSMCTTRINAGFGVPQVTALEDVCSITKKYNVPVIADGGIKNSGDVAKALAVGADSVMIGSLFAGCKETPGPIHKEGNFPNYRLYKQYRGSASLESKLERGKKEKNIEGVSITVDYKGPVKYVIKNIEDGIRSAFSYAGANNIQEYHKMVKYIQTSKMVAS, encoded by the coding sequence ATGACAAAACTGGGTTTATCCTTTGATGATATTTTACTCATTCCAAATTATTCAGAAGTTATTTCCAGAATACATATTGATTTAAGCACAAAGGTCACAAAAAATTTCAAAATAAAACTTCCAGTCCTTTCTGCTAATATGGACACTATTACAGAATTTAATATGGCAGATAAACTTTATGAATTTGGAGGCTTAGGTATCGTTCATCGTTTTTGCACAATTTCTAAAGAGGTAGAGATAATTAGAAAATTAAAAAAAGCAGGAAATGAAATATGTGCTGGTTCAATAGGTGTTGCACGGGAATACAAAGAGCGTCTGCAAGCACTGGTAGATGCTGGAGCAAATATAATCTGTATTGATGTTGCACACGGACATCATAAGTTAATGGCAGACACTATAAATCTATGTAAAAAATATAATATTGATATAATCGCAGGTAATATTGCAACTGCTGAAGCTGCAGAATTTCTATGCAAGAATGGAGTAGACGCTGTAAAAGTTGGAATTGGACCGGGTTCTATGTGCACCACTCGTATAAATGCTGGCTTTGGTGTTCCACAGGTTACTGCACTTGAAGATGTCTGTTCAATAACAAAAAAATATAATGTTCCAGTAATTGCCGATGGCGGAATCAAAAACTCTGGTGATGTGGCAAAAGCATTAGCTGTTGGAGCTGATTCCGTTATGATTGGTTCATTATTTGCTGGATGTAAAGAAACTCCAGGTCCAATCCATAAAGAAGGTAATTTCCCAAACTATCGACTTTATAAGCAATATCGTGGCTCGGCAAGTTTAGAATCAAAATTGGAACGAGGTAAAAAAGAAAAAAATATTGAGGGTGTAAGCATTACTGTTGACTATAAGGGACCAGTTAAATATGTTATAAAAAATATTGAAGATGGAATCCGTTCTGCCTTTTCCTATGCTGGAGCAAATAATATCCAAGAATACCACAAAATGGTAAAGTATATTCAAACAAGCAAGATGGTCGCAAGCTAA
- a CDS encoding 23S rRNA (pseudouridine(1915)-N(3))-methyltransferase RlmH, with the protein MKVNILVVGKNKDEFVNLAEQEYLKRLQPYLSIKLVTIPSIKVSQHVEIKKIKNAEAEIILKRIPDNSFSIALDEKGNEFTSIEFANHLNKLLVSQNKTLYFIVGGPHGLSDKVKEYCDEIISLSKLTFTHQIIRIILLEQIYRAMTIIKGKKYHY; encoded by the coding sequence ATGAAGGTTAACATTTTAGTGGTCGGTAAAAATAAGGACGAATTTGTCAATCTTGCCGAACAAGAATATCTGAAAAGATTACAGCCTTACCTCTCAATAAAATTGGTTACAATCCCGTCCATTAAAGTTAGTCAACATGTTGAAATTAAGAAAATCAAAAATGCTGAGGCAGAGATAATACTTAAGAGAATTCCAGACAACTCATTTTCCATAGCTCTTGATGAAAAAGGGAATGAGTTCACTTCAATAGAATTTGCCAATCATCTGAACAAACTTTTGGTATCACAGAATAAGACTCTTTATTTTATAGTTGGTGGACCTCACGGCTTATCTGATAAGGTAAAAGAGTATTGTGATGAAATTATCTCACTTTCAAAATTAACCTTTACACATCAGATAATTAGAATAATCTTATTAGAACAAATCTATCGTGCAATGACCATAATAAAAGGTAAGAAGTATCATTATTAA
- a CDS encoding M48 family metallopeptidase, which yields MNINKIRYQGDLQDTKDLYEVYKVKQIISSHEEILKEHISFRDELLANSVRLTSIISPRIHKIIEKVKTIFDIKENVEFFSVNNNSYNAFAFKQKSNISIVFTSGLLENFSDNEILFVLGHEIGHILFHHNRLLLLYNPSKRKITFLPILAEKKFLTWQKKAEISCDRVGLVACKNYATAVQSLLKVSYGLTEKNLNFNLPELMKQLQDLAKSEYLSQLSSATHPMLPVRLKALELFHNSKLFSKKGKISPEKLSEEVDKLIGLTKFYPRNKAKEQMMKFLAAGGVSVIAIDKEINIEEIKSLVKILADVFTDDPEKEIVYDKEKVEAQLKKSAKYLKEKGTDYDRFYAMHFLTVVALADGKFTRKEKNMLMRLAESIGFSKDEAMGVVWKTLQQTGINIDIRLNEIAQNVKEHYANYLK from the coding sequence ATGAAGTCTATAAAGTAAAACAAATTATAAGTTCTCACGAAGAAATTCTGAAAGAGCATATTTCTTTTAGAGATGAACTTCTCGCAAATTCTGTCCGATTAACATCTATTATATCTCCAAGAATTCATAAAATTATTGAAAAAGTTAAAACGATATTTGACATTAAGGAAAATGTTGAATTCTTTTCTGTAAACAACAATAGTTACAATGCTTTTGCTTTCAAACAGAAATCTAACATAAGCATTGTCTTCACTTCAGGATTATTAGAAAACTTTTCTGATAATGAAATCCTGTTCGTATTGGGGCACGAAATTGGACATATCCTGTTTCACCATAATCGGCTTTTGCTTTTATACAACCCAAGTAAAAGAAAGATAACTTTTCTACCAATCCTTGCTGAAAAGAAATTCCTTACCTGGCAGAAAAAAGCAGAAATTAGTTGTGATAGAGTCGGATTAGTTGCCTGTAAAAATTATGCGACAGCTGTCCAAAGTCTGCTTAAGGTTTCATATGGACTTACAGAAAAGAATCTAAATTTTAACCTTCCAGAACTTATGAAACAGTTACAAGACCTTGCTAAATCCGAATATCTTTCTCAATTGAGTTCAGCCACACATCCTATGCTTCCAGTTCGTCTTAAAGCCCTTGAATTATTTCATAACTCAAAACTATTCTCTAAAAAAGGTAAAATTTCCCCAGAAAAACTTTCAGAAGAGGTTGATAAATTAATCGGGCTTACAAAATTCTATCCACGAAATAAGGCCAAAGAGCAAATGATGAAATTCCTTGCTGCTGGGGGTGTGTCTGTCATCGCAATTGATAAAGAAATAAATATAGAGGAGATTAAAAGTCTTGTAAAAATCTTAGCTGATGTCTTCACAGATGACCCTGAGAAAGAGATTGTTTATGACAAAGAAAAAGTGGAAGCACAGTTAAAAAAATCTGCAAAATATCTTAAAGAAAAAGGCACTGATTACGATAGATTCTATGCGATGCATTTTTTGACAGTAGTTGCTCTTGCTGATGGAAAATTTACTCGCAAAGAAAAGAATATGCTTATGCGACTTGCTGAATCAATCGGCTTTTCCAAAGATGAGGCAATGGGTGTTGTCTGGAAAACCTTGCAGCAGACTGGCATCAATATTGATATTCGTCTTAATGAAATTGCTCAAAATGTCAAAGAGCATTATGCTAATTATTTAAAATAA
- the cdd gene encoding cytidine deaminase, translated as MDRKIIQELILSAKKVSQNSYSPYSNYKVGAALLTKSGKILTGTNIENASFPAGICAERVAIFKAISEGFKDFKALAIYAEGKHLPYPCGICRQVIAEFSKDLPIVIAKSEKEYMIKNISELLPSSFSFDK; from the coding sequence ATGGATAGAAAAATTATTCAAGAATTAATCTTATCTGCAAAAAAGGTATCTCAAAACTCTTATTCACCATATTCAAATTACAAAGTTGGAGCAGCACTTTTAACAAAATCAGGTAAAATCCTTACAGGAACAAACATTGAAAATGCCTCTTTCCCTGCTGGAATATGTGCTGAAAGAGTTGCAATCTTTAAAGCTATTTCAGAAGGTTTCAAAGACTTTAAAGCATTAGCAATTTATGCAGAAGGAAAGCATCTCCCCTATCCTTGTGGAATATGTCGTCAGGTGATTGCAGAATTCAGCAAGGATTTGCCAATTGTAATTGCAAAAAGTGAAAAAGAATATATGATAAAAAATATCTCCGAATTATTGCCATCATCCTTTAGTTTTGATAAGTAA